Proteins encoded by one window of Superficieibacter sp. HKU1:
- a CDS encoding LacI family DNA-binding transcriptional regulator produces MTKATRPTISDVARAAKTGKTSISRYLNGEKHLLSDALLARIENAIAELDYRPSLMARGLKRGRTRLIGLIIADITNPYSVDVLSGIEAACREKGFTPLVCNTNNELDQELHYLDLLRSYQVEGIVVNAVGMREEGLNRLQQSALPMVLIDRKIPDFACDVVGLDNTQAATTATEHLIDQGFEALLFLSEPLGTVNTRRERLSAFRATLARYPGLIAENSEVSLTDAALMDNALRQFHARHRGMRKAVISANGALTLQVARSLRRIGLHWGSDIGLLGFDELEWAELAGVGITTLKQPTWQIGFAAVEQVVRRIEGDADTIREQVFSGELIVRGSTSR; encoded by the coding sequence ATGACCAAAGCAACGCGCCCCACAATAAGCGACGTCGCCAGAGCGGCCAAAACCGGGAAAACCAGCATTTCACGCTACCTCAACGGTGAAAAGCATCTTCTCTCCGACGCGCTGCTGGCGCGTATTGAAAACGCGATCGCTGAACTCGACTATCGTCCGAGCCTGATGGCCCGTGGCCTGAAACGCGGGCGCACGCGCCTGATTGGGCTGATCATCGCCGATATCACCAATCCCTACTCCGTAGATGTACTGAGCGGTATCGAAGCTGCCTGCCGCGAAAAGGGGTTTACGCCCCTGGTCTGTAATACCAATAACGAGCTGGATCAGGAGCTGCACTACCTCGATTTACTGCGCAGCTATCAGGTGGAAGGCATTGTCGTTAATGCCGTCGGGATGCGGGAAGAAGGGTTAAACCGCCTGCAACAGTCGGCGCTGCCGATGGTGCTTATCGATCGCAAAATCCCCGATTTCGCCTGCGATGTGGTCGGCCTTGATAACACGCAGGCTGCTACCACCGCCACCGAACACCTGATCGATCAGGGCTTTGAAGCCCTGCTGTTTCTTAGCGAACCGCTTGGCACCGTCAATACCCGCCGCGAGCGGTTAAGCGCCTTTCGGGCGACGCTGGCGCGCTATCCGGGTCTCATCGCAGAAAACAGCGAAGTATCACTTACCGATGCAGCGCTGATGGATAACGCGCTGCGTCAGTTCCACGCCCGCCATCGGGGGATGCGCAAAGCGGTCATCTCCGCCAACGGTGCACTTACGTTACAGGTCGCCCGCTCGCTGCGGCGTATCGGCCTGCACTGGGGCAGCGACATCGGGCTGCTGGGCTTTGACGAGCTTGAATGGGCTGAGCTGGCGGGCGTCGGCATTACCACTCTCAAACAACCTACCTGGCAGATCGGTTTTGCCGCGGTTGAACAGGTCGTGCGCCGTATTGAGGGCGATGCCGATACCATACGCGAGCAGGTTTTCTCCGGCGAACTGATCGTTCGTGGTTCCACCTCCCGTTAA
- a CDS encoding OmpA family lipoprotein, translated as MKKRVLVIAALVSGTLAVSGCTTNPYTGEREAGKSGVGAGVGTLVGAGIGALSSSKKDRGKGALIGAAAGAALGGGVGYYMDVQEAKLREKMQGTGVSVTRNGDNITLNMPSNVTFDSSSATLKPAGANTLTGVAMVLKEYPKTAVNIVGYTDSTGGQDLNMRLSKQRADSVGSSLITQGVDASRIRTSGMGPANPVASNSTEEGKAQNRRVEITLSPLQ; from the coding sequence ATGAAAAAACGCGTATTGGTTATCGCTGCCCTGGTCAGTGGCACGCTGGCCGTTTCTGGCTGTACGACTAACCCTTATACTGGCGAACGTGAAGCGGGCAAATCCGGCGTTGGTGCGGGTGTAGGTACTCTGGTTGGCGCAGGTATCGGCGCACTTTCCTCATCGAAAAAAGATCGCGGTAAAGGTGCATTGATTGGTGCTGCCGCAGGTGCAGCGCTGGGGGGCGGCGTTGGCTATTATATGGACGTTCAGGAAGCGAAACTGCGTGAGAAAATGCAGGGAACCGGCGTAAGCGTGACGCGAAATGGCGATAACATTACGTTAAATATGCCAAGCAATGTCACTTTCGACAGCAGCAGCGCAACCCTGAAACCTGCCGGGGCCAATACCCTGACCGGCGTGGCAATGGTGCTGAAAGAGTATCCGAAAACCGCCGTTAATATTGTGGGCTATACCGACAGCACGGGTGGTCAGGATCTGAATATGCGCCTGTCAAAACAGCGTGCTGATTCCGTGGGCAGCTCGCTCATCACGCAGGGCGTGGACGCCAGCCGCATTCGTACCTCCGGTATGGGCCCGGCCAATCCGGTGGCCAGCAACAGCACCGAAGAAGGCAAAGCGCAGAACCGTCGCGTAGAAATTACGCTGAGCCCGCTCCAGTAA
- a CDS encoding molybdopterin guanine dinucleotide-containing S/N-oxide reductase: MAIPSAKKTVLTAAHWGPMLVETDGETVFSSRGALSTPFENSLQTAVRDQVHSKTRVRFPMVRKGFLTSPDSPQGVRGQDEFVRVSWDEALDLIHTQHRRIRDSYGPASIFAGSYGWRSNGVLHKAATLLQRYMSLAGGYTGHLGDYSTGAAQAIMPYVVGGNEVYQQQTSWPLVLEHSEVVVLWSANPLNTLKIAWNASDEQGIPYFDALRKSGKRLICIDPMRSETVDFLGGSAEWIAPHMGTDVALMLGIAHTLVENGWHDNDFLDRCTEGYAIFAAYLTGERDGTAKTAEWAAEICGIPAAKIRELAHLFHHHTTMLMGGWGMQRQQFGEQKHWMLVTLAAMLGQIGTPGGGFGLSYHFANGGNPTRRAAVLASMQGSVQGGTDAVDKIPVARIVEALENPGAPYQHNGMDRHFPDIRFVWWAGGANFTHHQDTNRLIRAWQKPELVVISECYWTAAAKHADIVLPATTSFERNDLTMTGDYSNQHLVPMKQVVTPRDDARDDYEVFADLSERWEEGGRKRFTEGKSHLQWLETFYDIAAQRGASQQVALPPFAEFWQANQLIEMPESEQNAQFVRFADFRRDPQAYPLKTASGKIEIYSARIASFHYADCPPHPMWLEPDEWHGNARPEQLQVLSAHPAHRLHSQLSYSRLREQYAVAGREPITLHPQDAAARGIQEGDVVRVWNQRGQVLAGAVITDGIRPGVLCIHEGGWPGLDPQAGGICKNGAVNVLTKDLPSSRLGNGCAGNTALAWVEKYTGPLLTLTAFDPPTSS, from the coding sequence TTGGCAATCCCATCAGCGAAAAAAACGGTACTTACGGCAGCCCACTGGGGGCCTATGCTGGTCGAGACCGATGGCGAAACGGTGTTTTCTTCCCGTGGCGCACTCTCCACCCCTTTTGAAAACTCGTTACAAACTGCCGTGCGCGACCAGGTGCACAGTAAAACGCGGGTACGCTTCCCCATGGTGCGCAAAGGCTTTCTGACCTCGCCGGATAGCCCTCAGGGCGTGCGTGGGCAGGATGAATTTGTCCGCGTGAGCTGGGACGAGGCGCTGGATCTGATCCATACGCAGCATCGGCGCATCCGGGACAGTTACGGTCCGGCCTCCATTTTCGCCGGTTCTTACGGCTGGCGCTCAAACGGCGTACTGCACAAAGCGGCAACGCTGCTTCAGCGTTATATGAGTCTGGCGGGCGGCTATACCGGGCATCTGGGCGACTACTCTACCGGCGCAGCACAGGCGATCATGCCTTACGTGGTCGGCGGTAATGAAGTCTACCAGCAGCAGACCAGCTGGCCGCTGGTGCTTGAACACAGCGAGGTGGTAGTGCTGTGGAGCGCCAACCCGCTGAATACGCTCAAAATCGCATGGAACGCCTCGGATGAGCAGGGTATTCCCTATTTTGACGCGCTGCGCAAAAGCGGTAAGCGGCTGATCTGTATTGATCCGATGCGATCGGAAACGGTGGATTTCCTCGGCGGCAGCGCTGAGTGGATCGCGCCTCATATGGGGACGGACGTGGCATTAATGCTCGGCATTGCGCATACGCTGGTTGAAAACGGCTGGCACGACAACGACTTCCTTGACCGCTGCACCGAAGGCTACGCTATTTTTGCCGCTTATCTGACGGGCGAGCGCGACGGCACGGCGAAAACCGCTGAATGGGCGGCGGAGATTTGCGGCATTCCGGCGGCGAAAATCCGCGAACTGGCACATTTATTCCATCATCACACCACGATGTTAATGGGTGGCTGGGGGATGCAGCGCCAGCAGTTTGGTGAACAAAAACACTGGATGCTGGTGACGCTCGCCGCCATGCTGGGGCAGATCGGCACGCCGGGCGGCGGGTTTGGTCTTTCATACCATTTTGCCAACGGCGGCAACCCGACGCGGCGCGCGGCGGTGCTGGCATCAATGCAGGGCAGTGTACAGGGCGGCACCGATGCGGTAGATAAAATCCCGGTGGCGCGGATTGTCGAGGCGCTGGAAAACCCCGGTGCGCCGTACCAGCATAACGGGATGGATCGCCATTTTCCGGATATTCGTTTTGTCTGGTGGGCAGGCGGTGCCAACTTTACCCATCATCAGGATACCAACCGTTTAATTCGCGCCTGGCAAAAGCCGGAACTGGTGGTGATTTCTGAATGCTACTGGACGGCGGCGGCCAAACATGCCGATATCGTCCTGCCTGCCACCACCTCGTTTGAGCGTAACGATCTGACCATGACCGGCGACTACAGTAATCAGCATCTGGTGCCGATGAAACAAGTGGTGACGCCGCGAGATGACGCCCGCGATGACTATGAGGTGTTTGCCGATCTCAGCGAGCGTTGGGAAGAGGGCGGACGCAAGCGTTTTACTGAAGGAAAAAGCCATCTTCAGTGGCTGGAGACCTTCTATGACATCGCCGCGCAGCGAGGCGCCAGCCAGCAGGTGGCGCTGCCGCCGTTTGCCGAATTCTGGCAGGCTAATCAGCTGATTGAGATGCCGGAGAGCGAGCAAAATGCGCAGTTTGTCCGTTTTGCTGACTTTCGGCGCGATCCGCAGGCATACCCGTTAAAAACGGCCAGCGGGAAAATTGAAATCTATTCCGCACGCATTGCCAGTTTTCACTACGCCGACTGTCCGCCGCATCCGATGTGGCTGGAGCCAGATGAGTGGCACGGCAATGCCAGGCCTGAGCAGTTACAGGTGCTGTCGGCGCACCCGGCGCACCGTTTGCACAGTCAGTTGAGCTACTCGCGGCTTCGCGAACAGTATGCCGTTGCCGGTCGTGAGCCGATTACGCTGCATCCCCAGGACGCCGCCGCGCGCGGTATTCAGGAGGGAGACGTGGTACGGGTATGGAATCAGCGCGGACAGGTGCTGGCGGGCGCGGTGATCACCGATGGCATCCGGCCCGGCGTGCTTTGCATCCATGAGGGCGGCTGGCCGGGTCTCGATCCGCAAGCAGGTGGGATCTGTAAAAACGGCGCGGTAAACGTACTGACCAAAGATCTCCCCAGCTCGCGTCTGGGGAATGGCTGCGCGGGTAACACGGCGCTGGCATGGGTCGAAAAATATACCGGCCCGCTGCTTACGCTGACGGCGTTTGATCCACCGACCAGCTCATGA
- a CDS encoding N-acetyltransferase, translating into MIRAWHNKDTTTLLNLWLESTRYGHPFINERYWYESEAIVRDVYLPAAQTWVWEEKGIPGGFVSVMDQRFVGALFVAPALIGRGIGRALLHHVQQRFPILSLEVYQKNMRAVNFYHAQGFRIEDSAWQEETQHPTWIMSWSVDQTPSA; encoded by the coding sequence ATGATCCGCGCCTGGCATAATAAAGATACCACTACGCTGTTGAATTTGTGGCTGGAAAGTACCCGCTACGGTCATCCGTTTATCAACGAACGCTACTGGTATGAAAGCGAAGCTATCGTTCGCGACGTCTATTTACCCGCTGCGCAAACCTGGGTGTGGGAGGAAAAAGGCATTCCGGGTGGTTTTGTCAGCGTAATGGACCAGCGGTTTGTCGGCGCGCTGTTTGTCGCCCCGGCGCTGATTGGCAGAGGCATTGGAAGAGCGCTACTGCACCACGTGCAACAGCGCTTTCCGATACTGAGTCTTGAGGTTTATCAGAAAAATATGCGGGCGGTGAATTTTTACCATGCTCAGGGCTTTCGCATTGAGGACAGCGCCTGGCAGGAGGAAACTCAGCACCCGACGTGGATCATGAGCTGGTCGGTGGATCAAACGCCGTCAGCGTAA
- the tag gene encoding DNA-3-methyladenine glycosylase I: protein MQRCGWVSQDPLYIAYHDSEWGIPQTDGKKLFEMICLEGQQAGLSWITVLKKRENYRQNFYHFEPERIAAMQESDVERLMLDAGIIRHRGKIEAIIANARAYLEMEKKGEPFAEFVWSFVDHQPQIRHAATPGDIPVSTPASDALAKALKKRGFKFVGTTICYSFMQACGLVNDHITGCFCHPGGQHDPRLA, encoded by the coding sequence ATGCAACGTTGCGGTTGGGTAAGTCAGGATCCGCTTTACATCGCCTATCACGATAGTGAATGGGGCATACCGCAAACCGACGGTAAAAAACTGTTTGAAATGATCTGTCTGGAAGGACAACAGGCCGGTCTGTCATGGATCACGGTCCTGAAAAAGCGGGAAAATTATCGCCAGAATTTTTATCACTTCGAGCCTGAGCGCATCGCCGCCATGCAGGAGTCGGACGTTGAAAGGCTGATGCTGGATGCCGGGATCATCCGCCATCGCGGAAAAATCGAGGCCATTATCGCCAACGCGCGGGCGTATCTTGAAATGGAAAAGAAAGGTGAGCCGTTTGCGGAATTCGTCTGGTCATTCGTCGATCATCAGCCGCAAATCCGCCACGCCGCTACTCCCGGCGACATTCCTGTTTCTACCCCTGCCTCCGATGCGCTGGCAAAAGCGTTAAAAAAACGCGGCTTTAAGTTTGTCGGCACCACGATTTGCTATTCGTTTATGCAGGCCTGCGGGCTGGTGAACGACCATATCACAGGCTGCTTTTGTCATCCGGGAGGCCAGCATGATCCGCGCCTGGCATAA
- a CDS encoding autotransporter domain-containing protein produces the protein MIIKKRSGGRDTIFLAAMSVCLLWMDTANAWQQEYIVDDQQSNTTERYTWDNDHQPNYNDILAERISSAQNVPGLAVNLPDSTPLDATSSMSLGWNIALRENVTTGPVAAWHYDGSSSSIYNEFGDSVVNQGLDPLWHASVSSLGWRVDSRFGDLRPWAQISYNQQFGDNLWKSQSGLNRMSAFDQEGNWLDVTVGADMLLNQHLAAYAALSQAENTNVGANYLYTMGVSARF, from the coding sequence ATGATAATAAAAAAGCGCAGTGGTGGCCGGGACACGATATTCCTGGCAGCTATGTCTGTATGTCTGCTCTGGATGGACACAGCAAACGCCTGGCAACAGGAATATATCGTTGATGACCAGCAAAGTAATACGACTGAACGTTATACATGGGATAACGATCACCAACCTAATTACAATGACATCCTCGCTGAGCGGATCAGCTCGGCGCAAAATGTACCCGGTCTGGCGGTAAATTTGCCGGACAGCACGCCGCTGGATGCGACCAGCTCAATGAGTCTTGGCTGGAATATTGCCCTGCGCGAAAATGTCACTACCGGGCCTGTTGCCGCGTGGCATTATGATGGCTCTTCCTCTTCCATCTATAACGAGTTCGGCGACAGCGTGGTGAATCAGGGGCTCGACCCGTTGTGGCATGCCAGCGTCAGTTCACTCGGCTGGCGCGTGGACTCGCGCTTTGGCGATCTGCGTCCCTGGGCGCAAATTAGCTATAACCAGCAGTTTGGCGACAACCTGTGGAAATCGCAGTCTGGTCTTAATCGTATGAGCGCGTTTGATCAGGAGGGCAACTGGCTGGATGTCACCGTGGGGGCGGATATGCTGCTGAATCAGCATCTGGCGGCCTATGCAGCGCTTTCTCAGGCGGAAAACACCAATGTAGGCGCGAATTATTTGTATACGATGGGGGTGAGCGCGCGGTTCTGA
- a CDS encoding MFS transporter — translation MNTSTYNRTRWLTLFGTIITQFALGSVYTWSLFNGALSSKLDEPVSQVAFSFGLLSLGLALSSSVAGKLQERFGVKRVTMASGIMLGVGFFLTAHSSNLLMLWISAGLLVGLADGAGYLLTLSNCVKWFPERKGVISALAIGSYGLGSLGFKFIDSHLLETVGLEKTFMIWGAIVLVMIVAGSTLMKDAPQQSVKAVNGAVENDFTLAQSMRKPQYWMLAVMFLTACMSGLYVIGVAKDIAQGMVRLDAATAANAVTVISIANLSGRLVLGILSDKIARIRVITIGQVISLVGMAALLFAPLNEATFFAAIACVAFNFGGTITVFPSLVSEFFGLNNLAKNYGVIYLGFGIGSICGSIIASLFGGFYVTFCVIFALLILSLALSTTIRQPQREMYHEAHATY, via the coding sequence ATGAACACATCAACCTACAATCGTACCCGCTGGCTAACGCTATTCGGCACTATTATTACCCAGTTTGCGCTGGGATCGGTCTACACCTGGAGCCTGTTTAACGGCGCGCTCTCCAGCAAGCTGGATGAGCCGGTAAGCCAGGTCGCATTTTCGTTTGGCCTGTTAAGTCTTGGTCTGGCACTCTCATCATCGGTTGCCGGTAAGCTTCAGGAGCGTTTTGGCGTGAAACGCGTCACCATGGCCTCCGGGATCATGCTCGGCGTCGGTTTCTTCCTGACCGCGCATTCCAGCAACCTGCTGATGCTGTGGATCAGCGCGGGTCTGCTGGTGGGTCTGGCGGATGGTGCTGGCTACCTGCTGACGCTCTCCAACTGCGTGAAATGGTTCCCGGAGCGTAAAGGGGTGATCTCCGCGCTGGCCATTGGCTCCTATGGTCTGGGTAGCCTTGGCTTCAAATTTATCGACAGCCATCTTCTTGAAACGGTCGGGCTCGAAAAAACCTTCATGATTTGGGGTGCCATCGTACTGGTAATGATTGTCGCCGGTTCTACCCTGATGAAAGATGCGCCTCAGCAGAGTGTGAAAGCCGTTAATGGCGCGGTAGAGAATGACTTCACCCTCGCGCAATCCATGCGTAAACCGCAATACTGGATGCTGGCCGTAATGTTCCTTACCGCCTGCATGAGCGGCCTGTATGTCATTGGTGTAGCGAAAGATATCGCGCAGGGCATGGTACGTCTGGACGCCGCCACTGCGGCTAATGCCGTAACGGTAATTTCTATCGCCAACCTGAGCGGTCGTTTAGTGCTGGGTATTCTGTCCGATAAAATCGCCCGCATTCGCGTGATCACGATAGGTCAGGTGATTTCCCTGGTTGGTATGGCCGCGCTGCTGTTTGCGCCGTTGAATGAAGCGACGTTCTTCGCTGCCATTGCCTGCGTAGCCTTTAACTTCGGCGGTACTATCACCGTTTTCCCGTCGCTGGTCAGCGAATTCTTCGGCCTGAACAACCTGGCGAAAAACTATGGGGTGATTTACTTAGGCTTCGGGATCGGCAGTATCTGCGGGTCGATTATTGCCTCGCTGTTCGGCGGCTTTTATGTCACCTTCTGCGTCATCTTTGCCCTGCTGATCCTGTCGCTGGCGCTTTCAACGACGATTCGTCAGCCGCAGCGCGAAATGTACCATGAAGCCCATGCCACATATTGA
- the eptB gene encoding kdo(2)-lipid A phosphoethanolamine 7''-transferase, with product MKYIKVMSQQTLSLLLAIYIGLFMNCAVFVRRFDSYAQNFTIWKGFAAVVELAATVLVTFFLLRILSLLGRRVWRILVTLLVLCSAGASYYMTFLNVVIGYGIIASVMTTDIDLSKEVVGLHFLLWMFFVSIVPLIFIWSNRSPYTLMRQLRTPGQRIGSVAAVVVAGLLVWGPIRLLDIQQKKVEHQTGIDLPSYGGVVANSYLPSNWLSALGLYAWAQVDESSDNKSLMNPAKKFTWEAPKDLDDTYVVFIIGETTRWDHMGLFGYERNTTPRLSQEKNLAAFRGYSCDTATKLSLRCMFVREGGADTNPQRTLKEQNVFAVLKQLGFSSDLYAMQSEMWFYSNTMADNISYREQIGAEPRNRGKPVDDMLLVDEMQRSLQDNTEGKHLIILHTKGSHFNYTQRYPRSFAQWTPECMGVDGGCTKAQMINSFDNSVSYVDYFISKVIDQVRDKKAIVFYAADHGESINEKEHLHGTPRNMAPPEQFRVPMMVWMSDKYLENPDHAQAMAKMKAQAQMKVPRHHIELFDTIMGCLGYTSPDGGINENNNWCRLPATAKK from the coding sequence ATGAAATATATTAAAGTGATGTCTCAGCAAACGCTGAGCCTCCTGCTGGCCATCTATATCGGCCTGTTTATGAATTGCGCGGTTTTTGTCCGTCGGTTTGACAGTTACGCGCAGAATTTTACCATCTGGAAAGGATTCGCTGCGGTTGTTGAGCTGGCTGCTACTGTGCTGGTGACCTTCTTCCTGCTACGTATCCTGTCACTACTCGGTCGCCGCGTCTGGCGCATTCTCGTCACGCTGCTGGTGCTCTGCTCGGCCGGGGCCAGCTACTATATGACCTTCCTTAATGTCGTCATTGGTTACGGCATTATTGCTTCGGTGATGACTACCGACATCGATCTCTCGAAAGAAGTCGTGGGGCTACATTTCCTGCTATGGATGTTCTTTGTGAGCATCGTGCCGTTAATTTTCATCTGGAGTAATCGCAGCCCCTACACGCTGATGCGCCAGCTACGCACGCCGGGCCAGCGCATAGGCAGTGTCGCGGCGGTTGTCGTCGCCGGATTGCTGGTCTGGGGACCTATTCGCCTGCTGGATATTCAGCAGAAGAAAGTTGAGCACCAGACGGGGATTGATTTACCCAGCTACGGTGGCGTAGTGGCAAACTCTTATCTGCCATCAAACTGGCTCTCCGCGCTGGGGCTGTATGCCTGGGCGCAGGTGGATGAATCTTCGGATAATAAATCGCTGATGAACCCGGCGAAGAAATTCACCTGGGAAGCGCCGAAAGATCTGGATGATACTTACGTGGTATTCATCATTGGTGAAACGACCCGCTGGGATCATATGGGTCTTTTTGGCTATGAGCGTAATACCACTCCGCGATTATCTCAGGAGAAAAATCTGGCAGCGTTTCGCGGTTACTCGTGTGATACCGCCACCAAACTCTCCCTGCGCTGCATGTTTGTGCGAGAAGGTGGTGCAGACACTAACCCACAGCGGACGCTGAAAGAGCAGAACGTTTTTGCGGTACTCAAGCAGTTAGGCTTCAGTTCCGACCTCTATGCGATGCAGAGTGAAATGTGGTTCTACAGCAACACGATGGCGGACAATATTTCCTATCGTGAGCAAATCGGTGCCGAGCCGCGTAATCGCGGTAAACCGGTAGATGACATGCTGCTGGTCGATGAGATGCAGCGCTCGTTGCAGGACAATACCGAAGGTAAACACCTGATTATTCTGCATACCAAAGGTTCGCACTTTAACTATACCCAGCGCTACCCGCGCAGCTTCGCGCAGTGGACGCCGGAGTGTATGGGCGTTGACGGCGGCTGTACCAAAGCGCAGATGATCAATTCCTTTGATAACTCGGTCAGCTATGTGGATTACTTTATCAGCAAAGTGATCGACCAGGTCCGGGATAAGAAGGCGATTGTTTTCTATGCTGCCGATCACGGCGAGTCGATCAATGAGAAAGAGCATTTGCACGGCACCCCGCGCAATATGGCTCCGCCAGAGCAGTTCCGCGTGCCGATGATGGTCTGGATGTCCGATAAGTATCTGGAGAACCCGGATCATGCGCAGGCAATGGCGAAGATGAAGGCCCAGGCGCAGATGAAAGTGCCGCGTCATCATATCGAATTGTTCGACACCATCATGGGCTGCCTGGGGTATACCTCGCCGGATGGCGGGATTAATGAGAACAATAACTGGTGCCGTTTACCCGCAACAGCTAAGAAATAA
- the dppA gene encoding dipeptide ABC transporter periplasmic-binding protein DppA — MSISLKKSGMLKLGLSLVAMTVAASVQAKTLVYCSEGSPEGFNPQLFTSGTTYDASSVPIYNRLVEFKIGTTEVIPGLAEKWEVSEDGKTYTFHLRKGVKWQDNKDFKPTREFNADDVVFSFDRQKNESNPYHKISGGSYEYFEGMGLPELISEIKKVDDNTVQFVLTRPEAPFLADLAMDFASILSKEYADNMLKAGTPDKVDLNPIGTGPFQLQQYQKDSRILYKAFPGFWGTKPQIDRLVFSITPDASVRYAKLQKNECQVMPYPNPADIARMKQDKNINLMEQAGLNVGYLSYNVEKKPLDNVKVRQALNYAVNKEAIIKAVYQGAGVAAKNLIPPTMWSYNDDVKDYTYDPEKAKALLKEAGMEKGFSIDLWAMPVQRPYNPNARRMAEMIQADWAKVGVQAKIVTYEWGEYLKRAKSGEHQTVMMGWTGDNGDPDNFFATLFSCDAAKQGSNYSKWCYKPFEDLIQPARATEDHNKRIELYKQAQVVMNEQAPALIVAHSTVYEPVRKEVKGYVVDPLGKHHFENVSVE, encoded by the coding sequence ATGAGTATTTCCTTGAAGAAGTCAGGGATGCTGAAGCTTGGTTTGAGCCTGGTGGCTATGACTGTCGCAGCAAGCGTTCAGGCGAAAACGCTGGTGTATTGCTCAGAAGGTTCTCCTGAGGGCTTTAACCCGCAGCTTTTCACCTCTGGTACCACCTACGATGCCAGCTCTGTACCGATTTATAACCGTCTGGTGGAATTCAAAATCGGCACTACTGAAGTGATCCCAGGTCTGGCTGAGAAATGGGAAGTCAGCGAAGACGGTAAAACCTATACCTTCCATCTGCGCAAAGGCGTGAAGTGGCAGGACAACAAAGATTTCAAACCAACGCGTGAGTTCAATGCTGATGACGTTGTATTCTCGTTTGATCGTCAGAAAAACGAAAGCAACCCGTACCACAAAATCTCCGGCGGCAGCTATGAATACTTCGAAGGCATGGGCCTGCCGGAGCTGATTAGCGAAATCAAAAAAGTCGATGATAATACGGTTCAGTTTGTGCTTACCCGTCCGGAAGCGCCGTTCCTGGCGGATCTGGCGATGGACTTCGCGTCTATTCTGTCTAAAGAGTACGCGGACAACATGCTGAAAGCCGGTACGCCGGATAAAGTTGACCTGAACCCGATTGGTACTGGTCCGTTCCAGCTCCAGCAGTATCAGAAAGACTCGCGCATTCTGTATAAAGCCTTCCCGGGCTTCTGGGGCACCAAGCCGCAGATCGACCGTCTGGTCTTCTCCATCACGCCTGACGCCTCCGTGCGTTACGCTAAGCTGCAGAAAAATGAATGCCAGGTGATGCCGTATCCGAACCCGGCTGACATCGCGCGTATGAAGCAGGATAAAAACATCAACCTGATGGAGCAGGCGGGCCTGAACGTTGGCTATCTCTCCTACAACGTTGAGAAAAAACCGCTGGATAACGTGAAAGTGCGTCAGGCGCTGAACTATGCGGTTAACAAAGAAGCGATCATCAAAGCGGTTTACCAGGGCGCAGGCGTGGCGGCGAAAAACCTGATCCCGCCGACCATGTGGAGCTATAACGACGACGTTAAGGATTACACCTACGATCCGGAGAAAGCCAAAGCGCTGCTGAAAGAAGCGGGTATGGAAAAAGGCTTTAGCATCGATCTGTGGGCAATGCCGGTACAGCGTCCATACAACCCGAACGCTCGCCGTATGGCAGAGATGATTCAGGCTGACTGGGCGAAAGTCGGCGTGCAGGCGAAGATCGTCACTTATGAGTGGGGCGAGTACCTGAAACGTGCGAAGTCTGGCGAGCATCAGACCGTGATGATGGGCTGGACCGGCGACAACGGGGATCCGGATAACTTCTTCGCCACGCTGTTCAGCTGCGATGCGGCGAAGCAGGGGTCGAACTACTCTAAATGGTGCTACAAGCCGTTTGAAGACCTGATCCAACCGGCGCGCGCGACCGAAGATCACAACAAGCGTATCGAGCTTTACAAACAGGCTCAGGTGGTGATGAACGAGCAGGCTCCGGCGCTGATCGTTGCTCACTCCACCGTGTATGAGCCGGTGCGTAAAGAAGTTAAAGGCTATGTTGTTGATCCGCTGGGTAAACACCACTTCGAGAACGTGTCTGTCGAATAA